In Paenibacillus stellifer, the DNA window TGCCCTTGAAAGATGGTATAATAATAACGAATGGAGCTGATGCCGATGGATTTGCTGGACCCGCGTGTTGATTTTGTATCCAAACGGATATTTGGCAGCGAGAACAACAAGGATGTGCTGTTGGCTTTTCTTAATCGCATTTTCACCGAAGCTGGCGAGCCGCCGCTGACCGAGATTATTCTGATGAATCCCTACACGGATAAAGATGATCCACTCGACAAACAATCCATCTTTGATGTTTACGCTAAGACCTCGGAAGGCAAACTGATTGATATAGAGATGCAACTGTTTAATAAGTACGACATCGAGAAACGAACGCTATTCTATTGGAGCAAACGATATGCGAGTCAACTGAGTGAGAGAGACAAGTATCCAGAGCTAAAGAAATGCGTAACGATTAACATTTTAAACTATGCGTTCTTGAAGAATAAACAATATTGTGTTTTGTCAAGTGGAATTCCCTGTTTGGATCATCGGTTTTTCCCTGGTCGGATCAAAATAATTCCTTGGTGTAATCATCAGAAATTCCCTGGTCGGATCATCAAAAATCCCTGGTGAATTTCCAGTTGCTTCTGTTACTTTTGGCGCATCAGGGCGTGCTTCAGGCGGTAGCTCTCCCCTTCAAAGACAATCAGTTGTCCATGGTGGGCGAGCCGGTCAATCATCGCGGCAGCCATCTGGTCGTCAGTAAAGATTGAGCCCCACTTGGAGAACTCCAGGTTCGTGGTCAGAACCAGACTGCGGCGTTCGTAGCTGGCGGCAATCACCTGAAACAACAGTTGGGCTTCCTCCCGGTCCATCGGCAGATATCCCCATTCATCCAGGATCACAAGCTCCGCCTTCTCCAAATCCTTCATCGTTCGTTCCAGCGACCCGGCACGTTTGCTTTCACTAAGGCGGGTTACCAACGACGCCGCCGTGAAAAAGCGGGTGGACAGCCCAAGTTCGCAAGCTTTCACGCCTAGGGCAATCGCCAAATGCGTTTTTCCGGTGCCAACGGGGCCGTACAGCACCAGATTCTTTTTGTCCCGGACAAACTGACACGAGGTCAGTTCGTCCGTACTCAGCCCGGAGGGCAGGCGTAAGGCATTCAGTTCATAGCCTTCCAGCGTTTTACGGATGGGAAAGGCGGCACGCTGAAACAGACGGAGCTTCCGCATCCTCTCCCGGTGCTCGAGCTCTTCTCGAAACACCTGGTGTACAAACTCTTCCTGCTTGGGCGTCGCCTCCACATCGCACAGGCGCACGGCATTCTGGCTAAGAATCAGTTGTCGGCAAAACCGTGAGATTTCACTGCGGATTTCACTGCGGTCCATAGAGCTCGCCTCCTGTCGTCGGGTGAGGTAATAGAGCTTCATCGTAAAGACGCATGTCCGGCCCCGGCGAGGCTGCCGTATCCAGTCCATAGCCTGCCATCCGGGCGGCAATGACCGCTGTATTCACGGAAAGGCCATCGGCACGGCGGCGGACAATCGCTTCCTGCAGGCTGCTCACGGCCACGTCCAGTCCATAGCGATCCGACAGATCCTTGACCATACGCAGAGCTTGTCTAAGCCCGCTGCGGTCAAGATCGTCCATGTAATCCCGCACATCATAGGACATCTGAGAGCGCATGACACTGTTCTTCCAGGCGGCAGGTTTGGCAATCAAGGAGTCCAGCATGGTCAGCCAATCGACGGTGTCCGTCCGTTCGCTGCCAAACTGCCGGGCATGCCGGGAGATGGCTTCACCGGCTTCGTCCAGCGGTTCAATGAAATGAGCGCTCACACGTACCATGACGTCTTGCTCCGCGTACATGGGTGACGACGAATAGGTATGCTTGCCTTCGAGCACAAACTTGCCGTAGCCGTTGGTCTTCACCTCTACATAGCGGCAGGCTTCAAACGGCAACCGGGGGAGAGGCAGCAGTGCGGCTTGGTCGGCCTGAAACAAATCGCAAATGGGTGTGTCTTTTTTGTAATGCTCCCTCAGGTTGTCCAGATCGCACATCTGGAGCAGTTCGGTGTTCCACTCGGGTAGGGACGGCGCCGACGGCAGAGGGACGAAGTAATTTCGGCGCACATAACCGACCTTGTTCTCGACATTGCCTTTTTCATGGCCGCTGGCCGGGTTGCAGAAGGTGACCTCAAAGCCAAAATGGGACTGGAAGCGTTGAAACAGTTGAGTGAGCCGTACGCTTTCCCCGATTCGCCGTCCGGCTCCCGTGGCATTATCCAGCACCAGTCGCCACGGCACTCCCCCAATGTGACGGAAGACATCCATCAGTCCTTGAGAGAGACATTCGGCGGTTTCGCCGAGAAAACACTGGACAAAAGCCGCGTTGCTTTGGGGAAAGGAAACCACCAGATACCTACAGACGCTCCGAATTCCATTCAGGATGACATCGCATTCGCCGAAATCGGCCTGCGCTTCTCCCGGGTGCCACTGGAGTTCCAGGAAGCCGTTTTTGCTGAGCTGTTGCCGCTTGCGAATCTCTCTTACATAGCGTACAACCGTCGGGTAGGAGCAGTCGAATTCAGGAACGCTTTGGCACAACCGGTCATAGACCCGCTTGCCGGTATGACGCTGTTTGTAGCGATTCTGTTCATCTTCTTTGAGCCAAGACTCAATGGTGGATTTATAGGGGTCCAGCTTGGAGATTCGAGATTCCAGCGCTGGGGGCTTCGGTGAGAAATCCTCCTGCGCCATATACTTGCGTACGGTCTTGGGGTCCATCCCGACCTCTTGGGCAATCTGATAGGGCCCCTTCTGTTGAAGCTGCAACTCTTTAATGCGGTGGACTTGCTCCATGCTCTTCGTCATCCTTTCTCCTCCTTGCATAACAAGGAGAATTGTACGAAATTTCAGGATGACCCGGGGGAATTCCACACTCTGAATTTCCAGTTCCGATCAGGGAATTCTTGATGATCGCATCAGGGATTTCCTGTTGATCACACCAGGGATTTTTCGCTGATCGAAACCTCCATTTCTATTTGATCATAAACACAATATCATAATGTATTTCATTTGCGGGAAGACCGAACAGGGATATCCTTGATTGACGACATTGAGGTGCACTTCCTGGAGTTACCGAAGCTGGATGAACGTAGTGTTCCGTCTGAAGGCGGATTGATCAATTGGTTGTTGTTTCTGAAAGGCGCCGATACATCACACTGGGAGGTGCTGAAGATGAATGAGCCGGGTTTGGAAAAGGCGATGGATACTCTTCAATATCTAAGTCAGGATTCGGATGCCAGACGGCTGTACGAGGCCAGGCAGAAGTATTTGCATGATGAAGCCTCTATGCTGGAAAGTGCAGAGTTGGCTGGAATCAAAAGAGTAGCTAAAAATATGCTTGAAATGAATATGGATATAGCGACTATCGCAAAGGCCACTGGATTATCGGAACAAGAGATTAATGCTTTGAGGAAGTAAGAAAAATAGGAGTATCCTATGGTGAAAAAGCGCTCTTTTGTTATTAATGTTTCGCGATACTACTTTATAGAGAAGTCATTGATAATGGCAGGTTGAAGTACAGTTTAAAACTGACGTTTATTGTTGAGTTAAACAAAAAAATGGTTAACAAATCAAATAAGCCACCAGACAGCAAGTTGGTGGCTTATTCGATTTTGACTTGAAAAATACACACATTATTTCAATCCACAGATAAAGTTATCTGACTCATACCCTTTAAGCATAGTATAGATGCTATGTTGCTACAAGAGCATAATTATACTATTTTAGTTCAATGTATGTATTTTTCAAAGATATATTGTCATAGAAAAATAGTGATAATACAGGTGAATTATGGTTAGGAATTCCAAATTGATATAAAAGGGAGAATGGTTATGAGCGATGATTTTAAAGATCAAGGATCTGATATCCAGCAGTTAGAATGGTTTTTACCTGGTCCTCCTAAGCCGGTATTTTCAATAAATGTATCTAATGAAAAGGGATTTTGTTTAAACAGTAAGCTTTATGAATTTATTCCTAAACAGTTAACAGTAGGAATAAGTTCAGACGGAAAAATTATTGGATTGTTAGGGATAGCTGAAAAAGGCTATCAAGTTTTGAAAAATGGAAAAATTAAAGACCATGAATTGATTAGGCAAATCGAAAAACGCGGGATTTCTTTTCCAGCAAATTATATTGTTGAAAAAAAAGATGATATATGGTTTGCCGCGTTAGTTCCTCCAAAGCAAGTGCCACTTACTCCCCAAAAAACTCCTAAGAAACCCAGAAAAAATGGACTCCGTAATATGCTTCCTAAGAAAGATATACAGTGAAAGAGAAAATTACTGAGGCAGATGTCGTAAAGCACTACATTCCGCTGGTCGTTAGAGAATGTAAAAATTCATATAAAGGTTTGGAAGCAGAAGATAGGATCACAGAGGGTAGGGTGGCTCTTATCCATGCTATCCGTACCTATAGTACCCAATTTGGTTGCTTTGAAGATTATCTTCTAACACAGTTGAAAATAATTATGAACCAAAAAAACAAAGAAGCATGGGCTGTTAAGAGAATAGAATCTATTTTTTCTTTGGATGCACCAGTGCGCACTCACAATGAATCTCACACACACTTAGAATTTATAAGATCAATTCCATATGATGATACTACTATCGATGTGGATATATTTATGGGGAAATTATCATCCTTAGAAAGTCGAGTTACTCATCTTTTAATTAATGGGAATGATCTAAAAAAGATTTCTGATGAGTTAAGGCTTTCTTCGGGACAAGTTGAATCTATTATGGAACAACTTCAAAGTAGAGCTAAGCAATATTTAGATGTAGACAAGAAATGATATATGTTGGGGCCAATTTGGGGGAGTTTGGTCTCCGCCTGGGGTCAGCAGAAGAAGATAATCAGGCTGACCCAACGTATAGCTGGTTACGGGGCGTCTCTCGGGTTACATCAAAACTGTAACTACATTCGTAGAATCTTATGTGGCATTATCTTCGGGCAGGAGGCGGATTATTTCTTTGAAAAAAAGGGATCGTATGTTCGCAAAAAGTGTTTATTTCCTTCAAATTTTGTGTATAATAAAGCTGATTGTCCAACTTGATCCAAAGGGGATGAAGAATAATGTCAATCCGTTTGAACCCGTATTTTGTCTTTAATGGGAACACAAGAGAAGCTCTGTATTTTTATGAAAAAGCGCTGCGCGGGAGTGTGGTCGGGATCATGACGTTCGGGGATTTGCCGGAAGATCCGAATCATCCGCTGACCGATGAGATGAAAAACCTTGTGATGCATGCGCATTTGAAGGTTGGTGATGCAGATCTCATGTTCTCCGATACTTTTCCGGGTACGTCGCATCAAGCAGACGGGGATACGGTTCAGATTGCCATCCATCCTACAGAAGAAGCAGTCGCACGGGAGATTTTCGCTGCACTGCAAGACGGTGGTCAAGTGGTCATGCCCCAGCAGAAGACGGATTGGAGCCCTTTGTATGGGATTGTTAAGGACAAGTTCGGCGTTACTTTTCAAGTGAATGTCCCAGGGGAGCAGCCACAGGGATAACATTATGCAGTTTTCACTCCGCCCACAATACGCCTACTGTCCGGATGGACAGCAGCTGAGGAGGAATGATTTGTGGCAAACGAGAATCAGACCATCGTGCCGCATATATGGTATGACAAAGAAGTGGTAGAAGCAGCTAATTTTTACGCCTCTGTTTTCCCCGAATCCAAGGTTACGAGTGTTACGACACTTCACGACACACCGTCAGGTGACTGTGACCAAGTCTCATTTGAAATATGGGGACAGAAGTTTATGGCCATCAGTGCAGGGCCGTATTTCAAGTTAAATCCGTCAGTGTCTTTCTTCGTTAATTTTGATCCGTCACGCGACATGGACGCAGCACAGAAAATAGATGAGGTCTGGAACAAATTATCAGAGGGCGGCCAAGCACTAATGCCGCTTGATAAGTATCCATTCAGTGAGCGGTACGGCTGGATTCAGGATAAATATGGCGTGTCCTGGCAGCTGATCCTTACGAATCCGGAAGGTGAGGAGCGGCCGGCTATTATCCCGTCGTTACTGTTTGTCGGTGATAAGTGTGGCAAGGCGGAAGAGGCCATGTCTCTCTATTTATCTGTATTTGGCAACTCGCGGCAGGGAACGATTGCCCGCTATCCTAAAGGCTCAGAGCCTGACCAGGAAGGAACCATTATGTTCGCTGACTTCATGCTGG includes these proteins:
- the istB gene encoding IS21-like element helper ATPase IstB, with the protein product MDRSEIRSEISRFCRQLILSQNAVRLCDVEATPKQEEFVHQVFREELEHRERMRKLRLFQRAAFPIRKTLEGYELNALRLPSGLSTDELTSCQFVRDKKNLVLYGPVGTGKTHLAIALGVKACELGLSTRFFTAASLVTRLSESKRAGSLERTMKDLEKAELVILDEWGYLPMDREEAQLLFQVIAASYERRSLVLTTNLEFSKWGSIFTDDQMAAAMIDRLAHHGQLIVFEGESYRLKHALMRQK
- the istA gene encoding IS21 family transposase, translating into MTKSMEQVHRIKELQLQQKGPYQIAQEVGMDPKTVRKYMAQEDFSPKPPALESRISKLDPYKSTIESWLKEDEQNRYKQRHTGKRVYDRLCQSVPEFDCSYPTVVRYVREIRKRQQLSKNGFLELQWHPGEAQADFGECDVILNGIRSVCRYLVVSFPQSNAAFVQCFLGETAECLSQGLMDVFRHIGGVPWRLVLDNATGAGRRIGESVRLTQLFQRFQSHFGFEVTFCNPASGHEKGNVENKVGYVRRNYFVPLPSAPSLPEWNTELLQMCDLDNLREHYKKDTPICDLFQADQAALLPLPRLPFEACRYVEVKTNGYGKFVLEGKHTYSSSPMYAEQDVMVRVSAHFIEPLDEAGEAISRHARQFGSERTDTVDWLTMLDSLIAKPAAWKNSVMRSQMSYDVRDYMDDLDRSGLRQALRMVKDLSDRYGLDVAVSSLQEAIVRRRADGLSVNTAVIAARMAGYGLDTAASPGPDMRLYDEALLPHPTTGGELYGPQ
- a CDS encoding DNA-directed RNA polymerase sigma-70 factor, with protein sequence MKEKITEADVVKHYIPLVVRECKNSYKGLEAEDRITEGRVALIHAIRTYSTQFGCFEDYLLTQLKIIMNQKNKEAWAVKRIESIFSLDAPVRTHNESHTHLEFIRSIPYDDTTIDVDIFMGKLSSLESRVTHLLINGNDLKKISDELRLSSGQVESIMEQLQSRAKQYLDVDKK
- a CDS encoding VOC family protein, which encodes MSIRLNPYFVFNGNTREALYFYEKALRGSVVGIMTFGDLPEDPNHPLTDEMKNLVMHAHLKVGDADLMFSDTFPGTSHQADGDTVQIAIHPTEEAVAREIFAALQDGGQVVMPQQKTDWSPLYGIVKDKFGVTFQVNVPGEQPQG
- a CDS encoding VOC family protein; translation: MANENQTIVPHIWYDKEVVEAANFYASVFPESKVTSVTTLHDTPSGDCDQVSFEIWGQKFMAISAGPYFKLNPSVSFFVNFDPSRDMDAAQKIDEVWNKLSEGGQALMPLDKYPFSERYGWIQDKYGVSWQLILTNPEGEERPAIIPSLLFVGDKCGKAEEAMSLYLSVFGNSRQGTIARYPKGSEPDQEGTIMFADFMLEKQWFTVMDSAHDHKFNFNEAISFMVKCDSQEEIDHYWEKLSAVPEAEQCGWLTDKFGVSWQIVPAEMDEMLEKGTPEQIARVTKAFLQMKKFDLAALHKAYKGE